The genomic region CCCCCTGGGTCTGGTACCAGCCCCACCGCtcactggggaggaggaggaggtgccaCTGCCCTCTTGAAGCTCCTTCTCCCCTTGTAGCTCTCAAGGAGGCTCCTTATCACACTTAGACGTGAAGTTCCTCCAGCACAGGCATCCCTGGAGAGCTCGGCTTTATCTGCTACACGGCCAACCCAATAACCTCATCACAAACTGCTTGTGTGTGAAGAGACCTCCAGGCTCTGGTAGAGCAGTAACCTGCTGATTTATCTCATCCCTCATTTGCTGCTACTTAATGTTATGTGCAGCGATGTAGCTTTCCACATCAAAGCTGAGCATGTACAGTGAAAAGGAATCCCTCTTCCTGTGGGTTTTATCTTCCATGTCCTTGTACCACTTTGGCTGATGCCCATCGGAAAGGCCTGTCCCCATGAGGTCCCCGCTTCAGCAACCGGCTGCTTAAGAAGAGCAAAGCCTTACCACCAACCATTTCACCGACCCCCCGGACCACGGACTATAAGCTGCTAGCATGGAAAAAACCACAAGCAAACACCACCAAAGACCCCAATGCTGATTTCATCGTGGAGGAACAGGGTAAACATCTCCCCAGTCTCGCGGCAGGGTTCAAGCCAGGGATGCGCAAACCTGGTGGGCGCTACCCCTTGGGTGCTGAGTCTCCGGGGACAGAGGCTCTCCGAGGGGACAGGGAGACCCCAGCCAGCACCGCGGCAGACAAGCCCTGCTCAACTCACTGCCGCAAATGCCGCCACTGAGAACACAACTTCTACAAGCGTTGGAGAGGCTCGGGGAGCCACTGCTGGTGGGGACAGCTGACGCAAGGCTTGTAGGAAGTGCTGAAGATCTAGATCGTGGCTTGGTCAGGAGaggttcagattggatattaggaacaatttctttactgaaagggtggtcaagcattggaacaggctgcccagagaggtggtagagtcaccatccctggaggagttaaaaaaacgtgtagatgtggcacttcaggacatggtttagtaggcatggaggtgttgggttgacggttggactagatgattctggaggtcttttccagccttagTGATTCTATGTTTGGGGTAAGACAGCAAGTTcttttggaggaggaaaggggcagGAGCACATTATGGAAGCACAGCTGAGCATATATTTTGCTGTATTATTGACTTCACAAGAGTCCAACAGTCCATAGGAGGAGCTTCCCCATTCCATGGCCAGGAGGTGGCTGGTGCCTGTGGTGAACGCCCTGCTCTGAACCCCGTGCTTACGGCTATTTGGGGAGATGGATGCTGACCAGCTGCAGCCCTCTGTCATGTCTCAGCTCACATGTACATTGAGAGCTCCATGGATCAACGATGCATTTTTTGATTGATCAATGATCATTGATCAAAATGCAATGATGCATTTTTGGTTTGGCCCTTGGCCACGAAATCCTAGATGATGAACTTGTGGCGCGTGGGGGCAACTAACCCTGCTTGAGCCTTTTAGAGAGGCTCTTCCACCAAAATTGAGAAGGCATCGCATACTTAAGGCAGCAGACTTGCCTTCTCCACCAGGGTGGGCCCTGCCAGTTTGACTTGACACTGCAAAGAAATTGAGCGATTTTTGGCTACCATCTGGTACTACAATCAATCTTCACAGCTGAAGCTGTCATCGTCACACACTGAAACCCCGCGTGACACCAGCAAGCAATGAAGAGCGCCCACAGCTCTTGTTTTTAACTTGAgttgaaacatattttccagGAAGGTTTAGCCTAACTTGGTAGTTTCGTACTTGTAAGAGATGCACGAAGGGCTAGGCTTTACGTTTTATCTTGTCTGTATTGGGCATAAATGGGAAAGATGGGAACTGCTGGTGAAGAAGGCACAGGATATAAGGCAGACCTTGTATTCTGGTGCATTAATCTCTTCTCCAAGGGAATGGGAGTCCCAGTGCTTATGGAGAAGGGAGCAGACTGTACCCATTTCCATCCTTAATAAGATGCACTGCTTCTTCACATTGAAGCCAGCAGTTGCGACAAGACACCCTTGCACAGCTCTGTGCAAAGAAcgtgggctgggctctgcccatCTCCCTCTGCCTAGTTGAAACCTCTACGAATTGAAGAAATAAagcttcccttcccacctcGGCTTGCAGCGATGCTCGCCTGAAACACCAGCAAGGTTCTGGGGAGGCTGGTCCAGCTGGGGGTGACTCAGGAGGGAGCCAGAAGCTGCAGGATGACTCAGCCGCAGAGCAGCTTCGTGCACCGACCAGACGGGTAAGAGCTGGCCCACGCAGCCcaggcagctccctggggcacAGGAAGGAGACTGGCACCCAGCCGTGGCTGCTTGGTGCCGTGCCTGCTCACACCTCTGCCCGGGgtctgctcctgctccctggcacGACAGCCCGGTGGACATCCCTCTTGCTAAGCTGCGATCAAgccccttctctctctgcaaGAGCTACTTCGGTAATTTAGCCCTATTAAATCCTCCACTGGAATGGGCAGGTCCAGCCCCAAGCTTGCCAAGCCAGAGGGTCAGAGCCAGCAGCGTCCCTCATGGCACGGATGCCCCAAGCCCCCCTGGACCACAGGGTTCATATGGACAAGCAGAGACCTCGGGAACTGGGATGTAGCACAGCGGGCTGTGATGCACTCACATAACAGCGGTAGGAAGAGGTTGtatgttaattattttcaataaattccAGGTTATTATAGAGAATTCCTCAGGAAAAGAGCTCTGGGACCCAGCCACAATGCTTGCATGGAGTCCCTGGTTGCTCCAATGCGGGGAACTTGTGTTTTGGAGAGAGCCCAGACAAATCTCCGGGGTATTCGTACAGTCCCACTCTGACAGGATGAGCCATGGCAATAATCACACGAATCTAACAGCCGGGAAAAAATGATGTGCAAAAAGTTTCCATATACGGGGGCAAAATTTGTACTTCAAAAGGACACCACGCTCCATACAACAGATTGAACAGATAACAGTACCCAGCCGTTACTACGCGCTGAAAAGCTGAGGGCGACTCATTGCTGTTTTATTACAGCAAAAGTGCAGATGTGTGATCTCATGGAAAGGCCTGTCAGCCGAGATCTGATACCAAAGTGGGAAATCCAAGGCCATCAGAAGGCCACCCCAAGCAAGACAGCCATCCCTTTCTCCATGAAAATCAAGCTTTTCTTTACCAAAAGCCTTCTGCGGCACCGTGCCAGCTCCACTAACCTGACTTAAGCTTTGCCTTCCAGTCTTCTGGAGGGTGAGGATGGCTTTGCGGGTGGGGTAGCCCAAGGCTATTACGGGCTCGATGAGGTCTCGCTCCTCTTGGCTCAGCGCTGAGAGCAGGTCAGCCGCCGAATCCTGCTGGGATCTGTGGGAACTGAGAGGTCGCGCAGGCGTGGAGGCAGGCGTCGAGGCAGGGGGAAGGCAGGCGTAGGGGCTGAGggactgcaagaaaaaaacagcagatgTTCTTCTTGCTCCAGCTCATGAAATGATGTTAAACAACCCAGGCTGAAGCAATGCTTTCAAACGCCGGCAGTTACCTTGCTCTCTCCAGAAGAGGAAAATTCCCATAAGTGGAACAAACCCCCTAAGGCTTCAAAGGAGACCGGACTTAATTAAATCCAGGCTCAGCTATAGATACAGATCAGAGAAAACAGCACTCAGGAACGTTCATGGGGCAAAGCGAGCAAAAGCAGGTTCCTTTCCCGGGGAATCCCGGTCACGTCTCCAGCAATAAATGCTGTCCTCGACCGGCCAAGCGagaggcagcgctgcccgcgggCAGGTgatgcagcagcccaggcaggaggaTGCTCCCCTGATGCCCCATTTATGCCCGTGATGTTTACCAGACGTATTTAGGTTTCTCTTACAAAGCCATCTCCAGAAATGACCTTGCACATAGAAATGCTTACCCAATGCTTTCGTATTTGGCATGATCCATTCGTAACAGCAGCCGAGCAGGGTGGGCAATGGGTTACTAATTAGTTGCAACAGCTGTTTAGTGTATAAATACACATGGGCATTTAATCTTTCCTTAATTACCCTACGTCTAATGCAACTACATATAACTAACCTGGCCTTTTATGTGTCCAATGGTTTAATTGCGGGTTTTCAGTAATTCATCTCCTAAATCTCTCAAGTAGCTGGATGAGATgtgatttcttaaaaaacatgGCGCAATTCAGATTTAAAGTGACGGAAAGCAATATTTACTCCAGCACTTCACATGACTATCTCTATCATTAAACGATTTGTATTTCTAGTAGGACTGTGAAATCTAAAGTTTCCTagacttttaagaaaaagacgGCCTTTGCCACAGAGAAGGACACCAATATTGCAAGAGGAGTCAGGTGAAGTGGCCTCCTCCAGCTATAAAACAGGGTGAAGGAAGGCAGCGAGCACGGGGACAGGTAATGAGGGAAACCCAGGGCAGAGAGGACGCAGAAACAGCCCAGTTTTGTCTCCATTCAAGCCCCAGCTTCTCGTCTGGGGCTGCCCGGAGGAGCAGCTGTGATGGCTGTAAGGGGCATTTCCCCATAAACGCTGTTTATATCTGTTAGAGAGggaaaatgagaggaaagaggggaaaaaacattatttcacttggttttctttcagtgtttcaaTTGAAAATCAAATAAGATGCCTTGCTTGTcgggaaaaacagaaatgttttggttaGGACAGCGCAAGTAAACATCCTCCCAGAAAGCTTCCCTTTAGACCCTGGTAAACCCCCCCCTTCCTTCACTTCTTATGAAAACTCGTCAGCAATTTCTCACAGGTTTAGTGTCCCAAAGCCCCATTTTGGTTCCATTTTGCTGGCCAGACCCCAGCAAACGGGACCAATTCAATGCCTTCCACCCCCCACCTGTCTCAGCGACAAGCAAAGTGCTACCAGAAGAAAACACCTCACCGGCACCGTGGGCTTATGCCGTTTGATCGGGGGGATCGACGCGGCCGCGGCCGGAGGAGCTGGCACCAAGGTCCCCAGCTGGGACACGTCCGGGGCTGGCCCGTACTTGACGCTGCGGCTGGTGCGGGGGCACTGGGGGAGCGGCCGTGGCACCGGGACCCCTCTGCTCTCCGCAGCAGCTCTGTTCAAAGGATGCACCAAAGCAGCCAGCTTCCTCCTGGCTGCCTCCAGCTCGTTCTTCATGTTGTTAAATATCACCATGGATCTTCTCTGCTTGCTCGGGTCCGGACTGGCTGGGTTGTGGTCGCCGTTCTCCAACGAGGGCTCCAGCAAGCCGGGCGATGTTTTTGGTCGGGTCTGGTAAAAGCTGGGACGTGAAAGCACAGCTCTTCCAGCGTTTCTCCTCCTGGAAACTTTTTCATCCTTGTCATTCTCTTCCCAGGAGGTCGAGGAGTACTCGTCATCCTCCGAGTACTCATCCTCCTCTGAGTGCCAGGTCTCGCTCTCGGTGTCGGACAAGGCACCTCTGCCCTTGGCGTGCCCGTAGCTGCTGTCGGCAGCGCTCAGGCTGACGCAGCGCCGCACCGCCCCATCCCGCGCTCTCCCCCCGTAGCTGTCAGCGGGgtccaccagcagcagccagcacggTGGAGCCGTGGGGACGACTTCAGAGGTGACCTGATGCCGGGAGGTCTGCTGCTGAGAGGCCACCTCGACCCAGTAAAGCACTTTTCTTTCCAGCGAGAAGTCATGCTGCAGGAGAGCAAGAAGTAGCTGGTGAGGGCATCTGAAACCAGATCACAGGGCACGGAGCAAACCACGCTCCGCTCAAGTCCTCcgttaatggttggacttgatgatcttaaaggtcttttccaacctatccaattctgtgattctgtcattGACGAGGGCACCTTAAGGCTGCATCCTTCCCATACCGGCTCCTATTTCCCTGAGCaccagggctggctgtgggCACTAGGGCTGTAGGATTCGGCAGTG from Ciconia boyciana chromosome 8, ASM3463844v1, whole genome shotgun sequence harbors:
- the UBAP1L gene encoding ubiquitin-associated protein 1-like; the encoded protein is MSYLDDVPFRTARSLDGDSGGENTLITAPAIDLPDCADILMSTMHDFSLERKVLYWVEVASQQQTSRHQVTSEVVPTAPPCWLLLVDPADSYGGRARDGAVRRCVSLSAADSSYGHAKGRGALSDTESETWHSEEDEYSEDDEYSSTSWEENDKDEKVSRRRNAGRAVLSRPSFYQTRPKTSPGLLEPSLENGDHNPASPDPSKQRRSMVIFNNMKNELEAARRKLAALVHPLNRAAAESRGVPVPRPLPQCPRTSRSVKYGPAPDVSQLGTLVPAPPAAAASIPPIKRHKPTVPSLSPYACLPPASTPASTPARPLSSHRSQQDSAADLLSALSQEERDLIEPVIALGYPTRKAILTLQKTGRQSLSQFLSYLGACDRLLKQGYEEGQVEEAMEMFQYSEKKAAEFLHLLAQFNDMGFQQNEIKEVLLLCGNQREKALEELVMKTQ